GCCTCGCCGACCCGGTCATGACGAAGGACGCCATTGCCGGCCGGATCCGCCGGCTGCTGGCGATGGCGGACAAGCGGGCGCAGGACCTCGGCATCCCGGGGACCGAGGCCAACGTGACGCCGGAAATGCTGGACGAGTAGCCACCGCCGGGGATCAGGGCCAGAATCGGATCCAGCGGCCGGGAATACCCCGGCGCAGCCGGAGGCTATGACCACTGGATCCCCATCCATGAAAACTTCCGGGTGTTGAACCATCCGGATGCACAATCCGAGAGTTAGCAAAACCGGACGAGCCGTCCACGACATTGGAGGATTTTGTGACCGAATACGTACTGCCTGAACTTGATTACGACTACGCCGCGCTGGAGCCGCACATCTCCGCGAAAATCATGGAGCTGCACCACAGCAAGCACCACGCGGCCTACGTCGCCGGCGCCAACAACGCGCTGAAGCAGCTGGCGGAGGCCCGCGAGAAGGGCGATTTCGCCAACATCAACCGCCTCTCCAAGGACCTCGCCTTCCACACCGGCGGCCACATCAACCACTCCGTGTTCTGGAAGAACCTCTCCCCGGACGGCGGCGACAAGCCCGAAGGCGAGCTCGCTGCCGCCATCGACGATGCGTTCGGGTCCTTCGACGCGTTCCGCGCCCAGTTCAGCGCCGCGGCCCTTGGCCTGCAGGGCTCCGGCTGGGGCTTCCTGGCCTACGAGCCGATCGGCGGCAACCTCGTCATCGAGCAGCTCTACGACCAGCAGGGCAATGTGGCGCTGGGCACCACCCCGCTGCTGATGCTGGACATGTGGGAGCACGCCTTCTACCTGGACTACGTCAACGTCAAGGCCGACTACGTCAAGGCGTTCTGGAACATCGTGAACTGGGCCGACGTCGCCAAGCGTTTCGACGCCGCCCGGAAGAACGCCACCGGCCTGATCACCCTCTAAGGGCGGCAGACCGACATATCACTGTAACAAAGCTCACATTTCGGGCCGTTCGGCCCGGATCGTGGAAGGTCCGCCCCCGCACTTGCGGGGGCGGGTCCAGTTAAACGTAAGATGGATCACGGAAGGCGGTTAGCCTTCAGCAACGTGGCTGGTCGCCCTCCGATCTGGTAATCATCTCTGCCCAATGGCGTGCGGGATCTGTTAGTTGGCTTGAACGCCTACTCAACTAGTCGTGCTTGATAGAGCACCAAGGAGACTGAAAACGTGACGACACGTATTGGTATCAACGGCTTCGGCCGCATCGGCCGCAACTACTTCCGCGCCGCACTCGCCCAGGGAGCCGACCTTGAGATCGTTGCCGTCAACGACCTCACCAGCCCGGAGGCCCTCGCCCACCTCTTCAAGTACGACTCCGTCGGCGGCCGGCTGGCCGAATCCATCGAGGTGAAGGACGGCAACATCGTCGTCGACGGCAAGACCGTGAAGGTCCTCGCCGAGCGCGACCCGGCCAAGCTGCCCTGGGGCGAGCTGGGTGTCGACATCGTG
The nucleotide sequence above comes from Arthrobacter sp. KBS0702. Encoded proteins:
- a CDS encoding superoxide dismutase, with the protein product MTEYVLPELDYDYAALEPHISAKIMELHHSKHHAAYVAGANNALKQLAEAREKGDFANINRLSKDLAFHTGGHINHSVFWKNLSPDGGDKPEGELAAAIDDAFGSFDAFRAQFSAAALGLQGSGWGFLAYEPIGGNLVIEQLYDQQGNVALGTTPLLMLDMWEHAFYLDYVNVKADYVKAFWNIVNWADVAKRFDAARKNATGLITL